Part of the Luteolibacter rhizosphaerae genome, GTGCCGATGACGAAAAGGCCGCCGAGTTCGGAGACGCCGGCGCCGAGTTTGATGTCGGTGCCGCGGCCGGCCATGTTGGTGGAGACGGTCACCGCGCCCTTCTGGCCGGCATTCGACACGATCTCGGCCTCCTGCATGTGGTACTTCGCGTTCAGCACCGTGTGCGGGATCTTGCTGCGCTTGAGCATGCGCGAGACCGTCTCGGAAGCTTCCACGGAGGCCGTTCCGACGAGGATCGGCTGGCCCTTTCCGTGGGCTTCCTCGATCGTTTTGATCACCGCGTTGTACTTCTCGCGGCGGGTCTTGAAGACTTGGTCGTTGCGGTCCTTGCGCTGGTTCGGCCGGTTGGTCGGGATCGGCAGCACGTCCAGCTTGTAGATATCGGAGAACTCCGCGGCTTCCGTTTCGGCGGTGCCGGTCATGCCGCCCAGCTTTTCGTAAAGGCGGAAGTAGTTCTGGATGGTGATGGTGGCGAAAGTCTGGGTCTCCTTCTCGATCGCCACGTTTTCCTTCGCTTCCACGGCTTGGTGGAGGCCGTCGGACCAGCGGCGGCCGGGCATTTCGCGGCCGGTGTTTTCGTCGACGATGATCACCTTGCCTTCCTTCACCACGTACTGCACGTCCTTCTCGTAGACGCAGTAGGCCTTCAGGAGCTGGGAGATGTTATGCATCTTCTCCGCCTGCGAATCGAGCTTCTGCTGGAGTTGCTCCTTGGCTTCGGCGCGCTGCTCGTCGTTGAGCTTCACATTCGAGTCGATATCCGCGTAGAGCGTGCCGATATCGGGCAGGGTGAAGGAATCCGGATCATCCGGGGAGAGGAAGCTGCGGCCCTTCTCCATGAGGTCGGAGTCGTGGCTCTTCTCGTCGATGGTGAAGAAGAGTTCTTCCTTCAGGTCGAAGAGTTCCTTCTTCTGCGCATCCTGGTAGAAGGACAGCTCGGTCTTCTCAAGCAGGCGACGGATGTCCGGCTCCTGCATCATGCGCATCAGCTGGCGGTTGCGCGGCTGGCCGAGCTTGACCTTGAACAGCGCGCGACCGGCTTCGCCCATTTCGCCGGCTTCTTGGAACTTCTTGGCCTCCACGATCAGGTCGTTGCAGAGCAGGGTCTGCTGGCGGACGATCTGTTCGACGAGCGGCTTGTACTTGTCGAACTGGTGGCTGGAGACGGAGGAGGGGCCGGAGATGATCAGCGGCGTGCGGGCCTCGTCGATCAGGATCGAGTCCACTTCGTCGATCACCGCGAAGTAGTGGCCGCGCTGCACCTGCTCATCGCGGGTGGAGGCCATGCCGTTGTCGCGCAGGTAGTCGAAGCCGAACTCCGAGTTGGTCCCGTAGGTGATGTCGCAGGCGTAGTGCTGGCGGCGGTCCCAAGGCGGCATCTGGTTCTGGATACAGCCGACGGTCAGGCCGAGATACTTGTAGAGCGAACCCATCCACTCCGAGTCGCGTCGGGCGAGGTAGTCGTTCACGGTGATGACGTGAACGCCGAGGCCGGTGAGCGCGTTCAGGTAGGTCGGGATGGTGGCGACGAGGGTCTTGCCCTCACCGGTCATCATTTCCGCGATCATCCCGCGGTGCAGGGCGATACCGCCGATGAGCTGCACGTCGAAGTGGACCATCTCCCATTTCAGGTCGTGTTCGCAGACATTGATGGTGCTGCCACACATGCGGCGGGCGCCGTTCTTCACCACGGCGGCGGCTTCCGGCAGGATCTGCTCCAGATAT contains:
- the secA gene encoding preprotein translocase subunit SecA; the protein is MIKWILQKIVGSKNQREIRRIRPTVERIKEIEEALQREPEEKLREMTAKWKESLSRYHALEVATKPQLERMGKAGLEEAAVYMNGRLQRLRDDFPSLPAKVDATVASIEAAKTAFHEIEGDFIKLRAKYLEQILPEAAAVVKNGARRMCGSTINVCEHDLKWEMVHFDVQLIGGIALHRGMIAEMMTGEGKTLVATIPTYLNALTGLGVHVITVNDYLARRDSEWMGSLYKYLGLTVGCIQNQMPPWDRRQHYACDITYGTNSEFGFDYLRDNGMASTRDEQVQRGHYFAVIDEVDSILIDEARTPLIISGPSSVSSHQFDKYKPLVEQIVRQQTLLCNDLIVEAKKFQEAGEMGEAGRALFKVKLGQPRNRQLMRMMQEPDIRRLLEKTELSFYQDAQKKELFDLKEELFFTIDEKSHDSDLMEKGRSFLSPDDPDSFTLPDIGTLYADIDSNVKLNDEQRAEAKEQLQQKLDSQAEKMHNISQLLKAYCVYEKDVQYVVKEGKVIIVDENTGREMPGRRWSDGLHQAVEAKENVAIEKETQTFATITIQNYFRLYEKLGGMTGTAETEAAEFSDIYKLDVLPIPTNRPNQRKDRNDQVFKTRREKYNAVIKTIEEAHGKGQPILVGTASVEASETVSRMLKRSKIPHTVLNAKYHMQEAEIVSNAGQKGAVTVSTNMAGRGTDIKLGAGVSELGGLFVIGTERYESRRVDRQLRGRCARQGDPGLSQFFISFEDDLMRNFAAADRMTAMMERFGMQEGEALEHAWLNKSVETAQKRVEQRNYTWRKRVLEFDDVMNKQREVVYGYRNEVLTTEEPRDLVNEIIEKVIPGKVQEFLADRDEANPDYNELMHWVNTTLPIRVTPEDLSVESKSAEEIAEFLIQRVKETYQLRVDGLPPEILDAEERRMMLAAIDRQWQAHLYNMDALREGVHLRAQGQKDPLVEYKNEAYELFSQLMASIEGEALQNLFRSAGNLEAILRQLHGMPQQLQSAEVSQPIGRANVASTSNSGNALVDDSSGEVKLNLPKRRPPSFDIDQMGRNAPCPCGSGKKYKQCCGKEG